One segment of Streptomyces sp. YIM 121038 DNA contains the following:
- a CDS encoding DUF2617 family protein has protein sequence MLTTLKTVYTDTRAGDLAWALGREPLPALATLDLELTGAVVQLRLLGASHQVLLEEDRGSCSETVACIPGSSTPLPLGVSKRVGEWEYEFAARVETLSRGQFAGRAQELLALVTEHPHGLAGVFPGIPHAFTAMLAQRHEGSVMWRTWHAYPQDGQLVATRTRVGVRMPAPL, from the coding sequence ATGCTCACGACCCTGAAGACTGTCTACACCGACACGCGCGCCGGGGACCTGGCCTGGGCCCTCGGCCGCGAGCCGCTGCCCGCGCTCGCCACTCTCGACCTCGAACTGACCGGTGCGGTCGTGCAGTTGAGACTCCTCGGGGCCTCCCACCAAGTGCTGCTCGAAGAGGACCGGGGCAGCTGTTCCGAGACCGTCGCCTGCATCCCCGGCAGCAGCACGCCGCTGCCGCTCGGCGTCTCCAAGCGGGTCGGCGAGTGGGAGTACGAGTTCGCGGCCCGCGTGGAGACGCTGTCACGGGGTCAGTTCGCGGGCCGGGCGCAGGAGTTGCTCGCCCTGGTCACGGAGCACCCGCACGGGCTCGCCGGGGTCTTCCCCGGCATCCCGCACGCGTTCACCGCGATGCTGGCGCAGCGGCACGAGGGGTCGGTGATGTGGCGCACCTGGCACGCCTATCCCCAGGACGGGCAGCTCGTGGCGACCCGGACGCGGGTCGGCGTGCGGATGCCCGCACCGCTCTGA
- a CDS encoding polyamine aminopropyltransferase: MIEPRQRLPVTPRTGRFLVLAGVFICAACGLVYELELVALASYLIGDSVTQASVVLSVMVFAMGVGSLLAKRLRCRAAAGFGLVEAALALVGGCSAMVLYAAFAWAGDRGEMWASGSRYLFVVFSLAIGVLIGAEVPLLMVLIQRVRRQDAGGAVADLFAADYVGALVGGLAFPFLLLPWFGQLTGALLTGAVNVLAGGALVLGLFGRDLSPRGRWLLLVVNAVVLAVLASAAVLVDDFERAARRAVYGSGIRVAVRTDVQEVVLTGRDRKSLHLFLDGRLRVSGRDERRYHEALVQPALRGGRHQRVLVLGGGDGLAAREVLRHAGVRRVDVVELDPAVVDLARNDPGLSELNGHVYRDPRVRVVHADAFRWLRGPHRRVYDVVVADLPDPGITASTQLYSQEFYGLVSRVLTDDGRFAVHAGPAVTRPHTYWTVDATLRAAGYRTEPYRLTGRRGAYGGPDRTPDPGGTPRDWGFVLAARAEPVLGAARGSAVLRAGSRAAERLRPSDWRTIEPSTLVHPRYAD; the protein is encoded by the coding sequence GTGATCGAGCCGCGTCAGCGTCTTCCCGTCACGCCCCGGACAGGCCGCTTCCTCGTCCTCGCGGGCGTGTTCATCTGCGCCGCCTGCGGACTCGTGTACGAACTGGAACTCGTCGCCCTCGCCTCGTACTTGATCGGGGACTCCGTCACCCAGGCCTCCGTCGTCCTGTCCGTCATGGTCTTCGCGATGGGCGTCGGCTCGCTGCTCGCCAAGCGCCTGCGCTGCCGGGCCGCCGCCGGCTTCGGGCTCGTCGAGGCGGCCCTCGCGCTCGTCGGCGGGTGCAGCGCCATGGTCCTGTACGCGGCGTTCGCGTGGGCGGGCGACCGGGGCGAGATGTGGGCCAGCGGATCCCGCTATCTCTTCGTCGTGTTCTCCCTGGCCATCGGCGTCCTCATCGGCGCCGAAGTGCCCCTGCTCATGGTGCTCATCCAGCGCGTCCGGCGGCAGGACGCGGGCGGGGCCGTCGCCGACCTGTTCGCCGCGGACTACGTGGGCGCCCTGGTCGGCGGCCTCGCCTTCCCCTTCCTGCTGCTCCCCTGGTTCGGGCAGCTCACCGGGGCGCTGCTCACCGGCGCCGTCAACGTCCTCGCGGGCGGCGCGCTCGTCCTCGGCCTGTTCGGCCGCGACCTGAGCCCGCGCGGGCGCTGGCTGCTGCTCGTGGTCAACGCCGTCGTGCTCGCCGTCCTCGCCTCCGCCGCCGTGCTCGTCGACGACTTCGAACGGGCCGCGCGCCGGGCCGTGTACGGCTCCGGGATCCGCGTCGCCGTCCGCACCGACGTCCAGGAGGTCGTCCTCACCGGCCGCGACCGGAAGTCCCTGCACCTCTTCCTCGACGGCAGGCTGCGCGTCAGCGGCCGCGACGAGCGGCGCTACCACGAGGCCCTCGTGCAGCCCGCCCTGCGCGGCGGCCGCCACCAGCGGGTCCTCGTCCTCGGCGGCGGCGACGGGCTCGCCGCCCGCGAAGTGCTGCGGCACGCCGGGGTGCGCCGCGTCGACGTCGTCGAACTCGACCCGGCCGTCGTCGACCTGGCCCGCAACGACCCGGGCCTGAGCGAACTCAACGGCCACGTCTACCGCGACCCGCGCGTACGCGTCGTCCACGCCGACGCCTTCCGCTGGCTGCGCGGCCCGCACCGGCGCGTGTACGACGTCGTCGTCGCCGACCTGCCCGACCCCGGCATCACCGCGAGCACCCAGCTGTACTCGCAGGAGTTCTACGGCCTCGTCTCCCGCGTCCTCACCGACGACGGGCGCTTCGCCGTGCACGCCGGGCCCGCCGTGACCCGGCCGCACACCTACTGGACCGTCGACGCGACGCTGCGCGCCGCCGGGTACCGCACCGAGCCCTACCGCCTCACCGGCCGCCGCGGCGCTTACGGCGGGCCCGACCGCACCCCCGACCCCGGCGGGACGCCCCGCGACTGGGGCTTCGTGCTCGCCGCCCGCGCCGAGCCGGTGCTCGGCGCGGCCCGCGGCTCCGCCGTGCTGCGCGCCGGATCCCGCGCCGCCGAGCGGCTGCGGCCGTCCGACTGGCGCACCATCGAGCCGTCCACGCTGGTGCATCCGCGCTACGCCGACTGA
- a CDS encoding SRPBCC domain-containing protein, translated as MEHEVFVPVPEEPLREALADPERVARAVPGLQRDADPGPDAPPVTGRLKVRVGGHTITYRGGLRVAARGDGGYAVTGEAHEARGSGAVTFSLLLRLAAAEGGTRVAFSGTASADGRGAEAVKSSPQAVEGAVRRLLARFAEGLAAPGPAAAPEPDPAPEPDPAPSRVFDAEVPPPALDPLSDVDSVDSLDDAASGPEAAHARRTMIGRSAEEVDHAPPRGRYAPVPAPEALGGGAALRWAAPAAAVLVASAIVVTRALRKRR; from the coding sequence ATGGAGCATGAGGTGTTCGTACCGGTTCCGGAAGAGCCGCTCCGCGAGGCACTGGCCGACCCCGAGCGGGTCGCCCGCGCGGTGCCCGGGCTGCAGCGGGACGCCGACCCAGGGCCGGACGCGCCGCCCGTCACCGGGCGGCTCAAGGTGCGCGTCGGCGGCCACACGATCACCTACCGCGGTGGCCTGCGGGTCGCCGCGCGCGGCGACGGCGGGTACGCGGTGACCGGGGAGGCCCACGAGGCCCGGGGCAGTGGCGCCGTAACGTTCTCTCTCCTGCTGCGCCTGGCCGCCGCGGAGGGGGGCACGCGCGTCGCCTTCAGCGGGACCGCGTCCGCCGACGGGCGGGGTGCCGAGGCCGTGAAGAGTTCTCCACAGGCTGTGGAGGGCGCGGTGCGGCGGCTCCTCGCGCGCTTCGCTGAGGGCCTCGCTGCGCCCGGCCCGGCGGCGGCCCCGGAGCCCGACCCCGCGCCGGAGCCCGACCCGGCGCCGTCCCGCGTCTTCGACGCCGAGGTGCCGCCGCCGGCGCTCGATCCGCTCTCCGACGTCGATTCCGTCGATTCCCTCGATGACGCGGCCAGCGGGCCCGAGGCCGCGCACGCGCGGCGGACGATGATCGGGCGCAGCGCGGAGGAGGTCGACCACGCGCCGCCCCGGGGGCGGTACGCGCCCGTGCCCGCGCCCGAGGCGCTGGGCGGCGGGGCCGCGCTGCGGTGGGCCGCGCCCGCGGCGGCGGTCCTGGTCGCCTCGGCGATCGTGGTCACCCGGGCCCTGCGCAAGCGCCGCTGA